CTGCAAATGTCTTTTTGATGCTTTGTAAATAAACTGCGGCCGCTTACTGGGCGCTAATATACGCGGCGAAGCGAGGGTTTTCTACTGTCGCAAGGGATGGTTTGGGAGGAACTATACAAAGAGATAAGTGGGAAGATTGCCGGGGAATTTCTACCATAGAAATAAATTATGCCAGGCGTGCAGCCTGCGCATGGGATCCCGGCTCGCTTCTTCGTATCGCTGCAAAAATTTCTTTTGCCAAAATTGGCAAAATCGAACCTTGAAAATCGCCTTCAGACATATAGCGCGTCACGATCTTGTCGTTGTCCGCCATCCGCTCGATCATGAAATCCTCGATCAGCTTCCGGATGCCCAGCTCGAACTTGTCCAGCGGATTGGCGAGCGCGGTTTGAATCACCTGCTGATTCTTGCAGGCTTTCTCTTTGATCTGCTGAAAGAAAAGCCGGTCTTCTTCGTTGAACTGCGTGCCGAAGCGTTCGTTCAACACCTCGATGATCTCTGACAACGGCGCCTTCTCATCTTGAGCCTTGCCGGTGCCCACATCGGTGGGGCTTTTGACGTATTGCGCTTCGCCTTCGGCAATT
The nucleotide sequence above comes from Cytophagia bacterium CHB2. Encoded proteins:
- a CDS encoding type I restriction endonuclease subunit R yields the protein SFLSQIISYADADLEMLYSFGRLLLPHLPLDRDVAIVKVGDEVELQYYRMERIFSGAIKIAEGEAQYVKSPTDVGTGKAQDEKAPLSEIIEVLNERFGTQFNEEDRLFFQQIKEKACKNQQVIQTALANPLDKFELGIRKLIEDFMIERMADNDKIVTRYMSEGDFQGSILPILAKEIFAAIRRSEPGSHAQAARLA